The following proteins are encoded in a genomic region of Cryptomeria japonica chromosome 11, Sugi_1.0, whole genome shotgun sequence:
- the LOC131071610 gene encoding uncharacterized protein LOC131071610 isoform X1: protein MGRRKHGNGSGTPSCKRKHSALLRQNVPSPDNIVEEAKASDVPNIDEAREENKATENPLSPRLQKAVERDREAIPPHEYEESKSENPEKVGSSAVEENLQAQEELVINQVFNQAPVSTLTGESEINPNIFACTFPDTLLTGGVEETRINPHNVEDDGAEDPRTPRKSTSQEFVPNTQFFHPDSPSFVTICNDEHIKPQILEDLNTDANITLVPEKSSSINDTEIISGEAEVNNSQENNSEAQATVDVQGRHSACCNLAALLTSQNDALQNEVHGLKNELASLSYQMFDLEARCGKLDTTNQQLLCRIREYEDLGSREEIVRCGEQIGQFTEFLQAMLQDATQTMNNTFGAGPCFFHPLH from the exons ATGGGCAGAAGAAAGCATGGCAATGGCAGCGGCACCCCTTCCTGTAAAAGGAAGCACTCTGCTCTTCTCCGCCAAAACGTTCCTTCGCCTG ATAATATTGTGGAAGAGGCAAAGGCAAGCGATGTCCCCAACATTGATGAAGCTAGAGAAGAAAACAAGGCTACAGAAAATCCTTTGTCACCA CGATTGCAGAAAGCAGTGGAAAGAGACAGGGAAGCTATCCCCCCGCATGAGTATGAAGAGAGCAAGAGTGAGAATCCGGAAAAGGTTGGGTCATCTGCTGTGGAGGAAAATTTGCAAGCCCAAGAGGAGCTCGTAATCAATCAAGTATTCAACCAAGCTCCTGTTTCCACGCTTACAGGGGAATCTGAAATAAATCCCAATATCTTTGCCTGCACATTTCCAGACACTTTATTAACCGGCGGTGTGGAAGAAACTCGAATTAATCCCCACAATGTTGAAGACGATGGTGCAGAAGATCCCCGAACCCCTCGTAAAAGCACTTCACAGGAATTTGTGCCAAATACACAATTCTTTCATCCGGATAGCCCTTCTTTCGTTACAATATGCAACGATGAACATATTAAACCGCAAATACTAGAGGATTTGAACACTGATGCCAACATAACATTAGTGCCTGAGAAGAGCTCAAGCATTAATGACACTGAAATTATTTCAGGGGAGGCGGAAGTAAACAATTCTCAAG aaaataattcagaGGCTCAGGCTACAGTAGACGTTCAAGGCAGACATTCAGCTTGCTGTAACTTGGCAGCACTTTTGACAAGCCAAAATGATGCTCTTCAAAATGAAGTTCATGGTTTGAAGAACGAACTTGCATCCCTGTCCTATCAAATGTTTGATCTTGAG GCAAGATGTGGTAAACTTGACACCACTAATCAACAACTGCTGTGCAGAATCAG GGAGTATGAAGATTTGGGGAGCAGGGAAGAGATTGTAAGATGTGGTGAACAGATTGGGCAA TTTACAGAATTCCTTCAAGCAATGCTACAAGATGCTACTCAGACTATGAACAACACTTTTGGAGCTGGGCCTTGCTTTTTCCATCCTCTACACTAA
- the LOC131071610 gene encoding uncharacterized protein LOC131071610 isoform X2: MGRRKHGNGSGTPSCKRKHSALLRQNVPSPDNIVEEAKASDVPNIDEAREENKATENPLSPKAVERDREAIPPHEYEESKSENPEKVGSSAVEENLQAQEELVINQVFNQAPVSTLTGESEINPNIFACTFPDTLLTGGVEETRINPHNVEDDGAEDPRTPRKSTSQEFVPNTQFFHPDSPSFVTICNDEHIKPQILEDLNTDANITLVPEKSSSINDTEIISGEAEVNNSQENNSEAQATVDVQGRHSACCNLAALLTSQNDALQNEVHGLKNELASLSYQMFDLEARCGKLDTTNQQLLCRIREYEDLGSREEIVRCGEQIGQFTEFLQAMLQDATQTMNNTFGAGPCFFHPLH, encoded by the exons ATGGGCAGAAGAAAGCATGGCAATGGCAGCGGCACCCCTTCCTGTAAAAGGAAGCACTCTGCTCTTCTCCGCCAAAACGTTCCTTCGCCTG ATAATATTGTGGAAGAGGCAAAGGCAAGCGATGTCCCCAACATTGATGAAGCTAGAGAAGAAAACAAGGCTACAGAAAATCCTTTGTCACCA AAAGCAGTGGAAAGAGACAGGGAAGCTATCCCCCCGCATGAGTATGAAGAGAGCAAGAGTGAGAATCCGGAAAAGGTTGGGTCATCTGCTGTGGAGGAAAATTTGCAAGCCCAAGAGGAGCTCGTAATCAATCAAGTATTCAACCAAGCTCCTGTTTCCACGCTTACAGGGGAATCTGAAATAAATCCCAATATCTTTGCCTGCACATTTCCAGACACTTTATTAACCGGCGGTGTGGAAGAAACTCGAATTAATCCCCACAATGTTGAAGACGATGGTGCAGAAGATCCCCGAACCCCTCGTAAAAGCACTTCACAGGAATTTGTGCCAAATACACAATTCTTTCATCCGGATAGCCCTTCTTTCGTTACAATATGCAACGATGAACATATTAAACCGCAAATACTAGAGGATTTGAACACTGATGCCAACATAACATTAGTGCCTGAGAAGAGCTCAAGCATTAATGACACTGAAATTATTTCAGGGGAGGCGGAAGTAAACAATTCTCAAG aaaataattcagaGGCTCAGGCTACAGTAGACGTTCAAGGCAGACATTCAGCTTGCTGTAACTTGGCAGCACTTTTGACAAGCCAAAATGATGCTCTTCAAAATGAAGTTCATGGTTTGAAGAACGAACTTGCATCCCTGTCCTATCAAATGTTTGATCTTGAG GCAAGATGTGGTAAACTTGACACCACTAATCAACAACTGCTGTGCAGAATCAG GGAGTATGAAGATTTGGGGAGCAGGGAAGAGATTGTAAGATGTGGTGAACAGATTGGGCAA TTTACAGAATTCCTTCAAGCAATGCTACAAGATGCTACTCAGACTATGAACAACACTTTTGGAGCTGGGCCTTGCTTTTTCCATCCTCTACACTAA
- the LOC131071610 gene encoding uncharacterized protein LOC131071610 isoform X3: MGRRKHGNGSGTPSCKRKHSALLRQNVPSPDNIVEEAKASDVPNIDEAREENKATENPLSPRLQKAVERDREAIPPHEYEESKSENPEKVGSSAVEENLQAQEELVINQVFNQAPVSTLTGESEINPNIFACTFPDTLLTGGVEETRINPHNVEDDGAEDPRTPRKSTSQEFVPNTQFFHPDSPSFVTICNDEHIKPQILEDLNTDANITLVPEKSSSINDTEIISGEAEVNNSQEAQATVDVQGRHSACCNLAALLTSQNDALQNEVHGLKNELASLSYQMFDLEARCGKLDTTNQQLLCRIREYEDLGSREEIVRCGEQIGQFTEFLQAMLQDATQTMNNTFGAGPCFFHPLH; the protein is encoded by the exons ATGGGCAGAAGAAAGCATGGCAATGGCAGCGGCACCCCTTCCTGTAAAAGGAAGCACTCTGCTCTTCTCCGCCAAAACGTTCCTTCGCCTG ATAATATTGTGGAAGAGGCAAAGGCAAGCGATGTCCCCAACATTGATGAAGCTAGAGAAGAAAACAAGGCTACAGAAAATCCTTTGTCACCA CGATTGCAGAAAGCAGTGGAAAGAGACAGGGAAGCTATCCCCCCGCATGAGTATGAAGAGAGCAAGAGTGAGAATCCGGAAAAGGTTGGGTCATCTGCTGTGGAGGAAAATTTGCAAGCCCAAGAGGAGCTCGTAATCAATCAAGTATTCAACCAAGCTCCTGTTTCCACGCTTACAGGGGAATCTGAAATAAATCCCAATATCTTTGCCTGCACATTTCCAGACACTTTATTAACCGGCGGTGTGGAAGAAACTCGAATTAATCCCCACAATGTTGAAGACGATGGTGCAGAAGATCCCCGAACCCCTCGTAAAAGCACTTCACAGGAATTTGTGCCAAATACACAATTCTTTCATCCGGATAGCCCTTCTTTCGTTACAATATGCAACGATGAACATATTAAACCGCAAATACTAGAGGATTTGAACACTGATGCCAACATAACATTAGTGCCTGAGAAGAGCTCAAGCATTAATGACACTGAAATTATTTCAGGGGAGGCGGAAGTAAACAATTCTCAAG aGGCTCAGGCTACAGTAGACGTTCAAGGCAGACATTCAGCTTGCTGTAACTTGGCAGCACTTTTGACAAGCCAAAATGATGCTCTTCAAAATGAAGTTCATGGTTTGAAGAACGAACTTGCATCCCTGTCCTATCAAATGTTTGATCTTGAG GCAAGATGTGGTAAACTTGACACCACTAATCAACAACTGCTGTGCAGAATCAG GGAGTATGAAGATTTGGGGAGCAGGGAAGAGATTGTAAGATGTGGTGAACAGATTGGGCAA TTTACAGAATTCCTTCAAGCAATGCTACAAGATGCTACTCAGACTATGAACAACACTTTTGGAGCTGGGCCTTGCTTTTTCCATCCTCTACACTAA
- the LOC131071610 gene encoding uncharacterized protein LOC131071610 isoform X4 yields MGRRKHGNGSGTPSCKRKHSALLRQNVPSPDNIVEEAKASDVPNIDEAREENKATENPLSPKAVERDREAIPPHEYEESKSENPEKVGSSAVEENLQAQEELVINQVFNQAPVSTLTGESEINPNIFACTFPDTLLTGGVEETRINPHNVEDDGAEDPRTPRKSTSQEFVPNTQFFHPDSPSFVTICNDEHIKPQILEDLNTDANITLVPEKSSSINDTEIISGEAEVNNSQEAQATVDVQGRHSACCNLAALLTSQNDALQNEVHGLKNELASLSYQMFDLEARCGKLDTTNQQLLCRIREYEDLGSREEIVRCGEQIGQFTEFLQAMLQDATQTMNNTFGAGPCFFHPLH; encoded by the exons ATGGGCAGAAGAAAGCATGGCAATGGCAGCGGCACCCCTTCCTGTAAAAGGAAGCACTCTGCTCTTCTCCGCCAAAACGTTCCTTCGCCTG ATAATATTGTGGAAGAGGCAAAGGCAAGCGATGTCCCCAACATTGATGAAGCTAGAGAAGAAAACAAGGCTACAGAAAATCCTTTGTCACCA AAAGCAGTGGAAAGAGACAGGGAAGCTATCCCCCCGCATGAGTATGAAGAGAGCAAGAGTGAGAATCCGGAAAAGGTTGGGTCATCTGCTGTGGAGGAAAATTTGCAAGCCCAAGAGGAGCTCGTAATCAATCAAGTATTCAACCAAGCTCCTGTTTCCACGCTTACAGGGGAATCTGAAATAAATCCCAATATCTTTGCCTGCACATTTCCAGACACTTTATTAACCGGCGGTGTGGAAGAAACTCGAATTAATCCCCACAATGTTGAAGACGATGGTGCAGAAGATCCCCGAACCCCTCGTAAAAGCACTTCACAGGAATTTGTGCCAAATACACAATTCTTTCATCCGGATAGCCCTTCTTTCGTTACAATATGCAACGATGAACATATTAAACCGCAAATACTAGAGGATTTGAACACTGATGCCAACATAACATTAGTGCCTGAGAAGAGCTCAAGCATTAATGACACTGAAATTATTTCAGGGGAGGCGGAAGTAAACAATTCTCAAG aGGCTCAGGCTACAGTAGACGTTCAAGGCAGACATTCAGCTTGCTGTAACTTGGCAGCACTTTTGACAAGCCAAAATGATGCTCTTCAAAATGAAGTTCATGGTTTGAAGAACGAACTTGCATCCCTGTCCTATCAAATGTTTGATCTTGAG GCAAGATGTGGTAAACTTGACACCACTAATCAACAACTGCTGTGCAGAATCAG GGAGTATGAAGATTTGGGGAGCAGGGAAGAGATTGTAAGATGTGGTGAACAGATTGGGCAA TTTACAGAATTCCTTCAAGCAATGCTACAAGATGCTACTCAGACTATGAACAACACTTTTGGAGCTGGGCCTTGCTTTTTCCATCCTCTACACTAA
- the LOC131071610 gene encoding uncharacterized protein LOC131071610 isoform X5, producing the protein MGRRKHGNGSGTPSCKRKHSALLRQNVPSPDNIVEEAKASDVPNIDEAREENKATENPLSPRLQKAVERDREAIPPHEYEESKSENPEKVGSSAVEENLQAQEELVINQVFNQAPVSTLTGESEINPNIFACTFPDTLLTGGVEETRINPHNVEDDGAEDPRTPRKSTSQEFVPNTQFFHPDSPSFVTICNDEHIKPQILEDLNTDANITLVPEKSSSINDTEIISGEAEVNNSQENNSEAQATVDVQGRHSACCNLAALLTSQNDALQNEVHGLKNELASLSYQMFDLEARCGKLDTTNQQLLCRIREYEDLGSREEIVRCGEQIGQNSFKQCYKMLLRL; encoded by the exons ATGGGCAGAAGAAAGCATGGCAATGGCAGCGGCACCCCTTCCTGTAAAAGGAAGCACTCTGCTCTTCTCCGCCAAAACGTTCCTTCGCCTG ATAATATTGTGGAAGAGGCAAAGGCAAGCGATGTCCCCAACATTGATGAAGCTAGAGAAGAAAACAAGGCTACAGAAAATCCTTTGTCACCA CGATTGCAGAAAGCAGTGGAAAGAGACAGGGAAGCTATCCCCCCGCATGAGTATGAAGAGAGCAAGAGTGAGAATCCGGAAAAGGTTGGGTCATCTGCTGTGGAGGAAAATTTGCAAGCCCAAGAGGAGCTCGTAATCAATCAAGTATTCAACCAAGCTCCTGTTTCCACGCTTACAGGGGAATCTGAAATAAATCCCAATATCTTTGCCTGCACATTTCCAGACACTTTATTAACCGGCGGTGTGGAAGAAACTCGAATTAATCCCCACAATGTTGAAGACGATGGTGCAGAAGATCCCCGAACCCCTCGTAAAAGCACTTCACAGGAATTTGTGCCAAATACACAATTCTTTCATCCGGATAGCCCTTCTTTCGTTACAATATGCAACGATGAACATATTAAACCGCAAATACTAGAGGATTTGAACACTGATGCCAACATAACATTAGTGCCTGAGAAGAGCTCAAGCATTAATGACACTGAAATTATTTCAGGGGAGGCGGAAGTAAACAATTCTCAAG aaaataattcagaGGCTCAGGCTACAGTAGACGTTCAAGGCAGACATTCAGCTTGCTGTAACTTGGCAGCACTTTTGACAAGCCAAAATGATGCTCTTCAAAATGAAGTTCATGGTTTGAAGAACGAACTTGCATCCCTGTCCTATCAAATGTTTGATCTTGAG GCAAGATGTGGTAAACTTGACACCACTAATCAACAACTGCTGTGCAGAATCAG GGAGTATGAAGATTTGGGGAGCAGGGAAGAGATTGTAAGATGTGGTGAACAGATTGGGCAA AATTCCTTCAAGCAATGCTACAAGATGCTACTCAGACTATGA
- the LOC131071610 gene encoding uncharacterized protein LOC131071610 isoform X6, with amino-acid sequence MGRRKHGNGSGTPSCKRKHSALLRQNVPSPDNIVEEAKASDVPNIDEAREENKATENPLSPRLQKAVERDREAIPPHEYEESKSENPEKVGSSAVEENLQAQEELVINQVFNQAPVSTLTGESEINPNIFACTFPDTLLTGGVEETRINPHNVEDDGAEDPRTPRKSTSQEFVPNTQFFHPDSPSFVTICNDEHIKPQILEDLNTDANITLVPEKSSSINDTEIISGEAEVNNSQEAQATVDVQGRHSACCNLAALLTSQNDALQNEVHGLKNELASLSYQMFDLEARCGKLDTTNQQLLCRIREYEDLGSREEIVRCGEQIGQNSFKQCYKMLLRL; translated from the exons ATGGGCAGAAGAAAGCATGGCAATGGCAGCGGCACCCCTTCCTGTAAAAGGAAGCACTCTGCTCTTCTCCGCCAAAACGTTCCTTCGCCTG ATAATATTGTGGAAGAGGCAAAGGCAAGCGATGTCCCCAACATTGATGAAGCTAGAGAAGAAAACAAGGCTACAGAAAATCCTTTGTCACCA CGATTGCAGAAAGCAGTGGAAAGAGACAGGGAAGCTATCCCCCCGCATGAGTATGAAGAGAGCAAGAGTGAGAATCCGGAAAAGGTTGGGTCATCTGCTGTGGAGGAAAATTTGCAAGCCCAAGAGGAGCTCGTAATCAATCAAGTATTCAACCAAGCTCCTGTTTCCACGCTTACAGGGGAATCTGAAATAAATCCCAATATCTTTGCCTGCACATTTCCAGACACTTTATTAACCGGCGGTGTGGAAGAAACTCGAATTAATCCCCACAATGTTGAAGACGATGGTGCAGAAGATCCCCGAACCCCTCGTAAAAGCACTTCACAGGAATTTGTGCCAAATACACAATTCTTTCATCCGGATAGCCCTTCTTTCGTTACAATATGCAACGATGAACATATTAAACCGCAAATACTAGAGGATTTGAACACTGATGCCAACATAACATTAGTGCCTGAGAAGAGCTCAAGCATTAATGACACTGAAATTATTTCAGGGGAGGCGGAAGTAAACAATTCTCAAG aGGCTCAGGCTACAGTAGACGTTCAAGGCAGACATTCAGCTTGCTGTAACTTGGCAGCACTTTTGACAAGCCAAAATGATGCTCTTCAAAATGAAGTTCATGGTTTGAAGAACGAACTTGCATCCCTGTCCTATCAAATGTTTGATCTTGAG GCAAGATGTGGTAAACTTGACACCACTAATCAACAACTGCTGTGCAGAATCAG GGAGTATGAAGATTTGGGGAGCAGGGAAGAGATTGTAAGATGTGGTGAACAGATTGGGCAA AATTCCTTCAAGCAATGCTACAAGATGCTACTCAGACTATGA